The segment GTGCCTGCAAGCACTTGACACATTTTAACTCTGAAAAGGCACACCTAGACTAAAGGCCCTTGGACCATCATCGACGCATGTATTTAGAACGAAGGTCGATTCCTCTTCTTCACGGCGCGCAAGAATGAATTTTATAATGAAGCCACAAGGGGAAACTCAACATGGACAGTATTGGACTCGTCCTCTCTGGCGGCGGTGCTCGCGGAGCCTATCAAGCAGGTGTCCTCTCAGCGATTTCCGAGGTCGCTATGCGCAACGGATTGGAAAATCCATTTCTGATTTATTCAGGAGTCAGTGCCGGCTCTATCAATGCGGCCATCGTCGCTGGATTTCCTGGAAATTTCCAAAAAGCAACGAGTCGCCTGACCAAACTTTGGAGCGAAATCACCACCGATTCCGTTTTTTATGCTGACCTACTCACCCTCTCGAGAGGTAGTTTTGATTGGGTTGCTGATTTTTCATTTCCAAGTCTTAAGAAAGCTCCTTCAACTGCTCGGTCGATTTTCTCAACAACCCCTCTGCGCAGTCTTCTAACGCAAGCCTGTCATTTCGAGAACATTCAGCGAAAAATCGATTATGGAAACCTTCAGGCGCTAGCCATTTCCACTCTCGACTATGACAGCATCTCTTCAAAAACTTTCTTTCAAGCGCATCCTTTGGCAAACCCCTGGGATCGCCCCATGCATCGAGGAGAGAAAGCCATTCTCAGCGTGGATCATGTGATGGCCTCTTCCGCCATCCCCATGTTTTTTCCGCCAGTCAAAATCGACAATCGCTATTATGGAGATGGCTGCATTAGGAACCAATCACCTTGCGCCCCCGCAATCTACTTAGGAGCCCGAAGGCTGGTTGCAGTAGGTGTACGTCGCAAGACCGATACTTGGTACACCTATCACCACTCAGAAAGTGGTGCGCCACCGAGCCTGGCCCGACTTATCAACGTCATTTTCCACTCGGTCATGATGGATGGCTTGGAGGCAGATATCCAGCGCATCACTCAAACTAACAGTCACTTGGCTTTACTTTCGGA is part of the Bdellovibrio svalbardensis genome and harbors:
- a CDS encoding patatin-like phospholipase family protein, whose protein sequence is MDSIGLVLSGGGARGAYQAGVLSAISEVAMRNGLENPFLIYSGVSAGSINAAIVAGFPGNFQKATSRLTKLWSEITTDSVFYADLLTLSRGSFDWVADFSFPSLKKAPSTARSIFSTTPLRSLLTQACHFENIQRKIDYGNLQALAISTLDYDSISSKTFFQAHPLANPWDRPMHRGEKAILSVDHVMASSAIPMFFPPVKIDNRYYGDGCIRNQSPCAPAIYLGARRLVAVGVRRKTDTWYTYHHSESGAPPSLARLINVIFHSVMMDGLEADIQRITQTNSHLALLSDFQKKSLSVREVDCLWISPSVDFSKLAIQRSGEMPRLIRYLLSGFGSLSESSELVSYLLFDGSFCQQLIEIGFADGMKAEEEIKRILSP